In a single window of the Streptomyces sp. NBC_00094 genome:
- a CDS encoding GntR family transcriptional regulator encodes MDALRPVGRTLLRDRAYEALREAIVRGELAPGAPLKDADLADLLGLSRAPVREALARLCGEGLVETKPQSYTRVTRPVSRVVRDAASVVRVMHELAARTGVPLLGPEGVRAMREANERFAAAVRCSDVEAALRADDDLHQVLVVASGNHAAAATIARYTPLIRRVERRLFGDSGSCGSAELHARLIDACADGDAEAAVRITTEIWAALEQLADDAVEVAEVTGIPAPTDCP; translated from the coding sequence ATGGACGCACTGAGGCCCGTGGGCCGGACCCTGCTGCGTGACCGGGCGTACGAGGCGCTGCGCGAGGCCATCGTGCGCGGCGAGCTCGCCCCGGGCGCCCCGCTGAAGGACGCCGACCTGGCCGACCTCCTCGGGCTCTCGCGCGCACCCGTGCGCGAGGCCCTGGCCCGGCTCTGCGGCGAGGGGCTCGTCGAGACCAAGCCGCAGAGCTACACCCGCGTCACCCGGCCGGTCAGCCGCGTGGTCCGCGACGCCGCATCGGTCGTGCGCGTGATGCACGAACTCGCCGCCAGGACCGGCGTACCGCTGCTCGGCCCCGAGGGCGTCCGGGCCATGCGCGAGGCCAACGAGCGCTTCGCGGCCGCCGTCCGCTGCTCGGACGTGGAGGCCGCCCTGCGCGCCGACGACGACCTCCACCAGGTCCTCGTCGTCGCCAGCGGCAACCACGCGGCCGCCGCCACCATCGCGCGGTACACCCCGCTGATCCGCCGCGTCGAGCGGCGGCTCTTCGGCGACTCCGGAAGCTGCGGGTCGGCCGAGCTGCACGCCCGGCTGATCGACGCGTGCGCGGACGGGGACGCGGAGGCGGCGGTACGGATCACCACGGAGATCTGGGCGGCGCTCGAACAGCTCGCGGACGACGCCGTGGAGGTGGCCGAGGTCACCGGCATCCCGGCACCGACGGACTGTCCATAG
- a CDS encoding alkaline phosphatase PhoX — protein sequence MTLNRREFTKQSAVAGAGLALTGVVGALATAPEALASDEPEAYGTGHGHGEGHGHALGYGALVADPEGVLALPAGFSYRVITHSGVTRLESGEFTPSNHDGTAAFAGPRGTTYLVNNHELKGPRSKWAHPVPLAEGLVYDPAASGGCTVVEVHRDGTVAEWVGIAGTSTNCAGGSTAWGTWLTGEENSDLAGVNGMTKDHGYIFEVDPRDRRANRAPKPVKAFGRYDHEAVVIDPKRGHAYLTEDAAKPNGLLFRWVPPQGFEHGRGQLRTLADDAGVLQAFKCTDSGGRFVDDLSRATRIGTVYGVDWVDVPDRDGRTVPVRQQFAPGQVTRARKLEGMWWADGGAYVVSSYAREESPGAAHDGQVWFYDPKRRTLTLKVLLGVNTAPDEDGAYDGPDNITVSPYGGIVIAEDGEGVQHLFGATDSGRTYPIARNDLNDSEFTGVCFSPDGDTLFASIQNPGILIAITGPWRRQPRR from the coding sequence ATGACCCTCAACCGCAGAGAGTTCACCAAGCAGTCCGCCGTCGCCGGTGCGGGGCTCGCCCTCACCGGTGTCGTCGGCGCTCTCGCCACCGCGCCCGAGGCCCTCGCCTCCGACGAGCCGGAGGCGTACGGAACCGGTCACGGTCACGGAGAGGGCCACGGCCACGCGCTCGGGTACGGGGCGCTCGTCGCCGACCCCGAGGGCGTCCTCGCCCTGCCCGCCGGGTTCTCGTACCGCGTCATCACGCACAGCGGCGTCACCCGCCTGGAGAGCGGCGAGTTCACGCCCTCCAACCACGACGGCACGGCGGCCTTCGCCGGCCCGCGCGGTACCACGTACCTGGTCAACAACCACGAACTGAAGGGCCCCCGCTCCAAGTGGGCCCACCCGGTCCCGCTCGCCGAGGGGCTCGTCTACGACCCGGCCGCATCCGGCGGCTGCACGGTCGTCGAGGTGCACCGCGACGGCACCGTCGCCGAGTGGGTCGGCATCGCCGGCACCTCCACCAACTGCGCGGGCGGCAGCACCGCCTGGGGCACCTGGCTGACCGGTGAGGAGAACTCCGACCTCGCGGGCGTCAACGGCATGACCAAGGACCACGGCTACATCTTCGAGGTCGACCCGCGCGACCGGCGGGCCAACCGCGCCCCGAAGCCGGTCAAGGCCTTCGGCCGCTACGACCACGAGGCCGTCGTCATCGACCCGAAGCGCGGCCACGCCTACCTGACCGAGGACGCCGCCAAGCCCAACGGCCTGCTCTTCCGCTGGGTGCCGCCGCAGGGCTTCGAGCACGGGCGCGGACAGCTCCGTACGCTCGCCGACGACGCCGGTGTGCTCCAGGCCTTCAAGTGCACCGACTCCGGCGGCCGTTTCGTCGACGACCTCTCCCGCGCCACCCGGATCGGCACCGTCTACGGCGTGGACTGGGTCGACGTCCCCGACCGCGACGGCCGCACCGTCCCGGTCCGTCAGCAGTTCGCCCCCGGCCAGGTCACCCGCGCCCGCAAGCTGGAGGGCATGTGGTGGGCCGACGGCGGCGCGTACGTCGTCTCCTCCTACGCGCGCGAGGAGAGCCCCGGCGCCGCGCACGACGGCCAGGTCTGGTTCTACGACCCCAAGCGCCGCACCCTCACGCTCAAGGTGCTGCTCGGCGTGAACACGGCCCCCGACGAGGACGGCGCCTACGACGGCCCCGACAACATCACCGTCTCCCCGTACGGTGGCATCGTCATCGCCGAGGACGGCGAAGGCGTCCAGCACCTCTTCGGCGCCACCGACTCCGGCCGCACGTACCCGATCGCCCGCAACGACCTCAACGACAGCGAGTTCACCGGCGTCTGCTTCTCGCCCGACGGCGACACCCTGTTCGCCAGCATCCAGAACCCGGGCATCCTGATCGCGATCACCGGCCCCTGGCGCCGTCAGCCCCGCCGCTGA
- a CDS encoding endonuclease/exonuclease/phosphatase family protein, translating to MPSSIPRSAAVSAVVAAALAAGLLAGSTSAAADDSAAGVRIHDIQGTTRVSPLVGKQVTGVTGIVTGVRTYGSRGFWIQDTEADANPATSEGLFVFTSSVPTVAVGDAVSLNGTVTEYVPGGLTSGNQSLTQISKPVITVVSKGNPVPAPVTISAWSVPDTYAPEGDPAAAGSINGLPLDPETYALDYYESLEGTNVRIGSSRVVGATDPYAELWVTVKPFENDNRRGGTVYGSYTSQNTGRLQIQSLTPLAQQPFPKANVGDVLTGTTEGPLDFNQFGGYTLTARTLGTVEDNGLERETTDRQHKNELAVATYNVENLDPSDPQEKFDALAKAVVDNLASPDILALEEIQDNNGAKNDGTVAADQTVKKFTDAIVAAGGPAYEWRSIDPTNNKDGGEPGGNIRQVFLFNPERVSFTDRAGGDAATGTAVTGTKGHAALTLSPGRIDPANTAWESSRKPLAGEFVFRGRTVFVIANHFGSKGGDESLVSHHQPPNRSSEAKRLLQAQAVNAFVKDIIAVEKQADVLVVGDINDFEFSGTTQALTDGGALYPAVKSLPRAERYSYVYQGNSQVLDQILTSPGVHHFEYDSVHVNAEFADQDSDHDPQVLRFRP from the coding sequence ATGCCTTCCTCCATACCGAGATCTGCCGCCGTCTCCGCCGTCGTCGCCGCCGCCCTCGCCGCCGGACTGCTCGCCGGTTCGACGAGCGCCGCCGCCGACGACAGCGCCGCCGGCGTCCGCATCCACGACATCCAGGGCACGACCCGCGTCTCCCCCCTCGTGGGCAAGCAGGTCACCGGCGTCACGGGCATCGTCACCGGCGTCCGCACCTACGGCTCGCGCGGCTTCTGGATCCAGGACACCGAGGCCGACGCGAACCCGGCCACCAGTGAGGGCCTGTTCGTCTTCACCAGCTCGGTCCCGACGGTCGCCGTCGGCGACGCGGTCAGCCTGAACGGCACGGTCACCGAGTACGTCCCGGGCGGCCTCACCTCCGGCAACCAGTCGCTGACCCAGATCTCCAAGCCCGTCATCACGGTGGTCTCGAAGGGCAACCCGGTCCCGGCCCCGGTGACGATCTCCGCCTGGTCCGTCCCCGACACGTACGCGCCCGAGGGCGACCCGGCCGCCGCCGGCTCGATCAACGGCCTGCCGCTGGACCCGGAGACGTACGCCCTGGACTACTACGAGTCGCTGGAGGGCACGAACGTCCGCATCGGCTCCTCGCGGGTGGTCGGCGCCACCGACCCGTACGCGGAGCTGTGGGTGACGGTGAAGCCGTTCGAGAACGACAACCGGCGCGGCGGCACGGTCTACGGCTCGTACACGTCGCAGAACACGGGCCGGCTGCAGATCCAGTCGCTGACCCCGCTCGCCCAGCAGCCCTTCCCGAAGGCGAACGTCGGCGACGTGCTCACCGGCACGACCGAGGGCCCGCTCGACTTCAACCAGTTCGGCGGCTACACGCTGACGGCCCGGACCCTCGGCACGGTCGAGGACAACGGCCTGGAGCGCGAGACCACGGACCGGCAGCACAAGAACGAGCTGGCCGTGGCCACGTACAACGTCGAGAACCTCGACCCGAGCGACCCGCAGGAGAAGTTCGACGCGCTCGCGAAGGCGGTCGTCGACAACCTCGCCTCGCCCGACATCCTCGCCCTGGAGGAGATCCAGGACAACAACGGCGCCAAGAACGACGGTACGGTCGCCGCCGACCAGACGGTCAAGAAGTTCACGGACGCGATCGTCGCGGCCGGCGGTCCGGCGTACGAGTGGCGCTCGATCGACCCGACGAACAACAAGGACGGCGGCGAGCCCGGGGGCAACATCCGCCAGGTCTTCCTCTTCAACCCCGAGCGCGTCTCCTTCACCGACCGCGCGGGCGGCGACGCCGCCACGGGCACGGCCGTGACGGGCACGAAGGGCCACGCCGCGCTGACCCTCTCCCCCGGCCGGATCGACCCGGCGAACACCGCCTGGGAGAGCAGCCGCAAGCCGCTCGCGGGCGAGTTCGTCTTCCGCGGCCGTACGGTCTTCGTGATCGCCAACCACTTCGGCTCGAAGGGCGGCGACGAGTCCCTCGTCTCGCACCACCAGCCGCCGAACCGTTCCTCCGAGGCGAAGCGACTGCTCCAGGCGCAGGCCGTCAACGCCTTCGTGAAGGACATCATCGCCGTGGAGAAGCAGGCCGACGTGCTGGTCGTCGGTGACATCAACGACTTCGAGTTCTCCGGGACGACGCAGGCGCTGACGGACGGCGGCGCGCTGTACCCGGCCGTGAAGTCGCTGCCGCGCGCCGAGCGGTACTCGTACGTCTACCAGGGCAACAGCCAGGTCCTCGACCAGATCCTGACCAGCCCGGGCGTGCACCACTTCGAGTACGACAGCGTGCACGTCAACGCGGAGTTCGCCGACCAGGACAGCGACCACGACCCGCAGGTGCTGCGCTTCCGCCCGTGA
- a CDS encoding GNAT family N-acetyltransferase, with translation MIPGHTPAPRLGAGVYRRPRPPTPATGEVEDAGAVRARLGSVILRPATHAELPAVLALLADEERVVDPGSVTVTEAYERAFADIEADPRNEMLVLVDGELVLGCLQITYIPGLGKGGAERALVEAVRIRADRRGAGLGRELMERAVARARARGCALVQLTSDKRRTEAHRFYASLGFARSHDGFKLRF, from the coding sequence GTGATCCCCGGCCACACGCCCGCGCCGCGACTCGGCGCGGGCGTGTACCGCCGACCCCGGCCGCCGACCCCGGCCACCGGCGAGGTCGAGGACGCGGGTGCCGTCCGTGCGAGACTCGGCTCCGTGATCCTGCGCCCCGCCACCCACGCCGAACTGCCCGCCGTCCTCGCCCTGCTCGCCGACGAGGAGCGGGTCGTGGACCCCGGCTCGGTCACCGTGACCGAGGCGTACGAGCGGGCCTTCGCGGACATCGAGGCCGATCCGCGCAACGAGATGCTGGTCCTCGTGGACGGTGAACTCGTCCTGGGCTGCCTCCAGATCACGTACATCCCGGGTCTCGGCAAGGGCGGCGCCGAGCGCGCCCTGGTCGAGGCGGTCCGGATCAGGGCCGACCGGCGGGGCGCCGGGCTCGGCCGGGAGCTGATGGAGCGGGCCGTGGCGCGGGCGCGGGCACGCGGCTGCGCGCTCGTCCAGCTGACCAGCGACAAGCGGCGGACCGAGGCCCACCGCTTCTACGCCTCGCTGGGCTTCGCACGCAGCCACGACGGTTTCAAACTGCGCTTCTGA
- the dapA gene encoding 4-hydroxy-tetrahydrodipicolinate synthase, which yields MSPVRPFGRALCAMVTPFTPSGTLDLDRAGELAAHLVAEGCDGLVLNGTTGESPTTTDAEKAALVRAVRAAVGPGPSLLAGVGTADTRHTVELARQAEEAGADGALVVTPYYSRPPQAAVEAHFLKVADGTGLPVMVYDIPGRTGTRVEPATMRRLAEHPRIVAVKDCSYDLLTSARLIAETPLAYYSGCEELNLPLYAVGGAGYVSTVANVVPRQLRAVLDALDSGDATGAARLNALTLPLAELMMAAGLPGTVTVKALLGGPVREPLQPADRETVDGLRTALEALLQAESVV from the coding sequence ATGAGCCCTGTACGTCCTTTCGGCCGCGCCCTCTGCGCGATGGTCACCCCGTTCACCCCGTCCGGCACGCTCGACCTCGACCGGGCGGGCGAGCTGGCCGCCCACCTCGTCGCGGAGGGCTGTGACGGCCTGGTCCTCAACGGCACCACCGGCGAGTCCCCGACCACCACCGACGCCGAGAAGGCCGCCCTCGTGCGGGCCGTCCGCGCGGCGGTCGGCCCGGGCCCCTCGCTCCTCGCGGGCGTCGGCACCGCCGACACCCGGCACACGGTGGAGCTGGCGCGGCAGGCCGAGGAGGCGGGCGCCGACGGAGCGCTCGTCGTCACCCCGTACTACAGCCGCCCTCCGCAGGCGGCCGTCGAGGCGCACTTCCTGAAGGTCGCCGACGGGACCGGCCTTCCGGTGATGGTCTACGACATCCCGGGCCGCACCGGGACCCGGGTCGAGCCGGCGACGATGCGGCGCCTCGCCGAGCACCCGCGGATCGTGGCGGTGAAGGACTGCTCGTACGACCTCCTGACCTCGGCCCGGCTGATCGCGGAGACCCCGCTCGCGTACTACTCGGGCTGCGAGGAGCTGAACCTGCCGCTGTACGCGGTCGGCGGCGCCGGCTACGTCAGTACGGTGGCGAACGTGGTGCCCCGTCAGCTGCGCGCGGTCCTCGACGCCCTCGACAGCGGGGACGCCACCGGTGCGGCCCGGCTCAACGCGCTGACGCTGCCGCTGGCCGAGCTGATGATGGCCGCGGGACTGCCGGGCACGGTGACCGTCAAGGCCCTGCTCGGCGGGCCGGTCCGCGAACCGCTGCAGCCCGCCGACCGGGAGACGGTCGACGGGCTGCGTACCGCGCTCGAAGCACTGCTTCAGGCGGAGTCGGTGGTGTAG
- the dapD gene encoding 2,3,4,5-tetrahydropyridine-2,6-dicarboxylate N-succinyltransferase produces MTTAPRTTGAVAAGLATIAGDGSVLDTWFPAPELTDAPGPAGTERLSPDEAVNALGEGAAKALGVDARRGVEVVAVRTVIASLDEKPLDAHDAYLRLHLLSHRLVTPHGQSLDGVFGLLTNVAWTSLGPVAVDDVEKVRLNARAEGLHLAVTSIDKFPRMTDYVVPAGVRIADADRVRLGAHLAAGTTVMHEGFVNFNAGTLGTSMVEGRISAGVVVGDGSDIGGGASTMGTLSGGGNVVISIGERCLIGAEAGVGIALGDECVVEAGLYVTAGTRVTLPDGQVVKARELSGASNILFRRNSVTGAVEARPNNAVWGGLNEVLHSHN; encoded by the coding sequence ATGACCACTGCTCCTCGCACCACCGGCGCCGTCGCCGCCGGCCTCGCCACCATCGCCGGTGACGGCTCCGTTCTCGACACCTGGTTCCCCGCCCCCGAGCTGACCGACGCGCCCGGCCCCGCCGGCACCGAGCGGCTCTCCCCCGACGAGGCCGTGAACGCCCTCGGCGAGGGCGCCGCCAAGGCCCTCGGCGTGGACGCACGCCGGGGCGTCGAGGTGGTCGCCGTCCGTACCGTCATCGCCTCGCTCGACGAGAAGCCGCTCGACGCGCACGACGCCTACCTGCGCCTGCACCTGCTCAGCCACCGGCTGGTCACGCCGCACGGCCAGAGCCTGGACGGCGTCTTCGGCCTGCTCACCAACGTCGCCTGGACCTCGCTCGGCCCGGTCGCCGTGGACGACGTCGAGAAGGTGCGGCTCAACGCCCGCGCCGAGGGCCTGCACCTCGCCGTGACGAGCATCGACAAGTTCCCGCGCATGACCGACTACGTCGTGCCCGCCGGGGTCCGCATCGCCGACGCCGACCGCGTGCGTCTCGGCGCCCACCTCGCCGCCGGTACCACCGTCATGCACGAGGGCTTCGTCAACTTCAACGCCGGCACCCTCGGCACCTCGATGGTCGAGGGCCGGATCTCCGCCGGCGTCGTCGTCGGCGACGGCTCCGACATCGGCGGCGGCGCCTCCACCATGGGCACCCTCTCCGGTGGCGGCAACGTCGTCATCTCGATCGGCGAGCGCTGCCTGATCGGAGCCGAGGCGGGCGTCGGCATCGCCCTCGGTGACGAGTGCGTCGTCGAGGCCGGTCTGTACGTCACGGCCGGCACCCGGGTCACCCTGCCCGACGGCCAGGTCGTCAAGGCCCGCGAGCTCTCCGGCGCCTCGAACATCCTGTTCCGCCGCAACTCGGTCACCGGCGCCGTCGAGGCCCGCCCGAACAACGCGGTCTGGGGCGGGCTGAACGAGGTCCTCCACAGCCACAACTGA